The following proteins come from a genomic window of Sphingobium sp. TKS:
- a CDS encoding ArdC family protein translates to MAKETNRIDIYQAVTDDILAMLEAGTKPWVKPWSGGPTIPLRHNGVAYRGINVLSLWASAMRQGFASPYWLTFKQALELGGNVRKGSKGTTIVYANKLVVKDSETDNERAIPFLKRYTVFNADQVEGLDGKYPAPAPIITNPETRDVELEVMFSRIDATVRIGGSQAYYHTRDDYIQMPAFEAFHSADDYYATLAHEAVHHAGHESRLNRKTLISTSRADYARDELVAELGASFIGAIVGFKVEEREDHAAYIEHWLTALRNDKRAIFEAAREAQNAADYLLAMMTDQAD, encoded by the coding sequence ATGGCTAAGGAAACGAACCGGATCGACATTTATCAGGCCGTCACCGACGACATTCTTGCGATGCTGGAAGCGGGCACCAAGCCGTGGGTGAAGCCGTGGAGCGGTGGGCCGACCATTCCGCTCCGGCACAATGGGGTCGCCTATCGTGGGATCAACGTCCTCAGCCTTTGGGCCAGCGCTATGCGTCAGGGCTTCGCCTCGCCCTATTGGCTGACCTTCAAACAGGCGTTGGAGCTGGGCGGCAATGTCAGGAAGGGCAGCAAGGGAACCACCATTGTCTATGCCAACAAGCTTGTCGTGAAAGACTCCGAGACGGACAACGAGCGCGCCATTCCGTTCTTGAAACGATACACGGTTTTCAATGCCGATCAGGTCGAAGGACTGGACGGCAAATATCCCGCGCCCGCCCCGATCATCACCAATCCCGAAACCCGCGACGTTGAGCTTGAAGTGATGTTCTCTCGCATCGACGCAACCGTTCGCATCGGCGGATCGCAAGCCTATTACCACACCCGCGACGACTATATCCAAATGCCCGCTTTTGAAGCGTTCCATTCCGCCGACGACTACTATGCCACGCTTGCGCATGAGGCCGTGCATCATGCAGGGCATGAAAGCCGCCTCAACCGAAAAACCCTGATTTCAACGAGTCGCGCCGACTATGCGAGGGACGAACTCGTGGCCGAGCTGGGCGCATCCTTCATCGGCGCGATTGTCGGTTTCAAGGTCGAGGAACGCGAAGACCATGCCGCGTATATCGAGCACTGGTTGACCGCGCTCCGCAACGACAAGCGCGCCATTTTTGAGGCAGCCCGCGAGGCGCAGAACGCCGCCGACTACCTGTTGGCGATGATGACCGACCAAGCGGATTGA
- a CDS encoding Fic/DOC family protein: protein MSDPYTWRNSDVLRNKLGIRDDNILKEREAFFSVVRHGELIVQRAMPATNAREYRELHNHLFQDVYDWAGRFRTVDISKPGSTFARAHFIARSMEHEFKQLPDLQTLKSMDRDRFADTMGRHISELNAVHPFREGNGRTMRLHLQLHSLAAEKFVSIQAMGPKDWMEASRDSFHTGNHASLAKVIRDAMPLEQSRVEPARGPAGIAFPPSMESLMPAGERRAMSIEQAKDQISRYLPTAQTVASRQYEQLNRIAETSADMRQLAARSAQELAFFRDPKGPMHHLQLIEQRRYHQIEVSWSEGMDPLQRVRAISAGTADFLSKMTDRDIQAADRVLRLQVMPPGVSQVDLRLAAQFEKNSPEQNRADARFAQFQLAIDKRVATATERGASKEQLAQIVESAKAHVAATLREGKSPTQAAEKSKDRER from the coding sequence GTGAGCGACCCTTACACCTGGCGTAACAGCGACGTTCTTCGGAACAAGCTGGGAATCCGCGACGATAATATTCTCAAGGAGCGAGAAGCTTTCTTCTCGGTTGTCCGGCATGGCGAGCTGATTGTGCAGCGCGCCATGCCGGCGACGAATGCGCGCGAGTATCGCGAACTGCACAATCATCTGTTTCAGGATGTATATGATTGGGCGGGGCGCTTTCGGACTGTGGACATAAGCAAACCCGGCAGCACTTTTGCGCGAGCGCACTTCATTGCCCGCAGCATGGAGCACGAATTTAAGCAGCTGCCCGACCTCCAAACCCTCAAGTCGATGGATCGTGATCGCTTTGCCGATACCATGGGACGGCATATCTCCGAATTAAATGCCGTTCATCCGTTCCGTGAGGGCAATGGTCGTACCATGCGGCTGCACTTGCAGCTACATTCCCTTGCGGCCGAAAAATTCGTCTCGATCCAGGCAATGGGGCCGAAGGACTGGATGGAGGCGAGCCGCGATAGCTTCCATACCGGAAATCACGCCTCCCTCGCCAAAGTTATCCGTGATGCCATGCCCCTCGAACAGAGCCGCGTCGAGCCAGCGCGCGGGCCAGCGGGCATCGCGTTTCCGCCCTCGATGGAATCTCTCATGCCAGCTGGCGAACGGCGCGCTATGAGCATCGAGCAAGCCAAGGATCAGATCAGCCGTTACTTACCTACTGCGCAAACCGTTGCGTCGCGGCAGTATGAGCAGCTTAACCGGATCGCGGAAACGTCCGCTGACATGCGCCAGCTAGCCGCCCGTTCTGCGCAGGAACTCGCCTTTTTCCGTGATCCCAAAGGGCCGATGCACCACCTTCAACTGATCGAACAGCGCCGCTATCATCAAATCGAAGTCAGTTGGTCCGAGGGCATGGACCCGCTGCAACGAGTCCGCGCCATCAGCGCGGGCACTGCTGATTTCCTTTCGAAAATGACCGACCGCGACATTCAGGCCGCCGATCGCGTGCTACGTCTGCAAGTCATGCCTCCCGGCGTCAGTCAGGTTGATCTACGCCTTGCCGCGCAATTCGAGAAAAACTCGCCTGAGCAGAACCGGGCCGATGCCAGGTTCGCGCAATTCCAGCTGGCCATTGATAAGCGCGTCGCCACAGCTACCGAGCGCGGCGCATCGAAGGAACAGCTGGCGCAGATCGTCGAAAGCGCAAAGGCGCATGTCGCCGCAACATTGCGCGAAGGCAAATCACCGACACAGGCGGCCGAGAAATCAAAGGACCGCGAGCGCTGA
- a CDS encoding DUF3768 domain-containing protein gives MEATTDQIATIAALNDIARRTMGVTCRTVITQGIAALDENTQSDILKMIEGFEDFTPDNDPHGEHDAGFLYRDVIGQWHTRWTDDSTRPALSVMWKFDLYDPGLVKIALNGSFC, from the coding sequence ATGGAAGCGACAACTGACCAGATCGCCACCATCGCGGCGCTGAACGACATTGCGCGGCGAACGATGGGTGTGACTTGTCGCACCGTGATTACGCAAGGCATCGCGGCGCTGGACGAGAACACGCAGTCCGACATTCTCAAGATGATCGAGGGCTTTGAGGATTTCACACCCGACAACGACCCGCACGGCGAGCATGACGCCGGTTTCCTTTATCGTGATGTGATCGGCCAATGGCATACCCGCTGGACTGACGACAGCACGCGCCCAGCCCTCTCGGTCATGTGGAAGTTCGACTTGTATGATCCGGGCCTTGTCAAGATCGCATTGAACGGTTCCTTCTGTTGA
- a CDS encoding IS110 family transposase, translating into MENSSSDYCPKTSVIVSVELSKRNWLVASLSPGAAKPSLRTIPAGNSAALISHLRNLECKAADRIGEPAAIRLCFEIGYDGFWLARLLRSNDIDTYVLDPASFLVSRRGRRAKTDRIDAEAMIGILKAYLAGDKSVCRVVDVPSPEEEDARRVMRERGDLVHERTRIISRIRGLLALQGIRSVKAIKGGDWSKQLDDMRTGDGRPLPPNLRRQIERCFERLALLNDQIKDIERDRAEVVLHEESTFPCREKAVRLEQLKGIGPNSAAMLVAEVFCRKFESRRHVAAFLGLAPAPFASGDVSRDQGISKAGNRSTRVQMVELAWCWLKYQPSSELTVWYRNRFKGNGARAAKVGIVALARKLLIALWRFVETGLVPQGAELRAA; encoded by the coding sequence ATGGAGAACTCGTCGTCAGATTACTGCCCCAAGACTTCTGTCATTGTCAGCGTTGAGCTCAGCAAGCGCAACTGGCTTGTTGCTTCGCTCTCGCCAGGAGCCGCGAAGCCTTCGCTACGGACAATTCCTGCCGGGAACAGCGCGGCACTGATCAGTCACCTTCGCAATCTTGAGTGCAAGGCCGCTGATCGTATCGGTGAACCTGCCGCCATTCGCCTGTGCTTCGAGATTGGATATGATGGCTTCTGGCTCGCAAGGCTACTGCGGTCGAACGATATCGATACATATGTGCTGGATCCCGCCAGCTTCCTCGTGTCGCGGCGAGGCAGGCGCGCAAAAACCGACCGGATCGACGCCGAAGCAATGATCGGAATCCTCAAAGCCTATCTCGCTGGCGACAAAAGCGTGTGCCGTGTCGTGGACGTGCCCTCCCCCGAGGAGGAGGACGCGCGCAGAGTAATGCGAGAGCGCGGCGATCTCGTGCACGAGCGCACCCGAATTATCTCTCGGATCAGGGGGCTACTTGCATTACAGGGCATACGATCTGTCAAAGCCATCAAGGGCGGTGACTGGTCAAAACAGCTCGACGACATGCGCACCGGCGATGGGCGGCCTTTGCCACCAAACCTTCGTCGACAAATTGAGCGCTGTTTCGAACGGCTCGCGTTGCTCAACGATCAGATCAAGGACATCGAGCGGGACCGCGCTGAAGTTGTGCTCCATGAGGAGTCTACCTTCCCATGCCGAGAGAAAGCGGTTCGCCTTGAGCAGCTGAAGGGCATTGGTCCGAACAGCGCGGCAATGTTGGTTGCTGAGGTTTTTTGCCGAAAGTTCGAAAGCCGACGACACGTCGCGGCCTTCCTTGGGTTAGCTCCGGCGCCCTTCGCCAGCGGCGACGTGTCGCGTGATCAGGGCATCAGCAAAGCCGGTAACCGAAGCACACGTGTGCAGATGGTGGAACTTGCCTGGTGTTGGTTGAAATATCAGCCAAGTAGCGAACTGACCGTTTGGTATCGCAACCGGTTCAAAGGCAACGGCGCTCGCGCGGCAAAGGTGGGGATCGTTGCGCTCGCCCGAAAATTGTTGATCGCGCTTTGGCGCTTTGTGGAGACCGGTCTGGTCCCTCAAGGTGCCGAGCTCCGCGCCGCCTGA
- a CDS encoding IS1380-like element IS1247 family transposase — MDHPEGAGLQRADRVDFDPRVRLEFRGTQLSSDGGLLVMRELDDALGLSDLASAALRDTRSGKNTVHRLDGLFRQSVFGRLAGYEDVNDANRLACDPVMRQVVGGRAVDAQAASASQMGRFETETLALAGNRAALADLNGQWIDRFHDRNGLKYIVLDMDSSVSPTHGDQEGSAWNGHFDCSCYHPNFLFNQFGMLERCALRHGNVHSADGWRDVLDPVIARYAERDLGGRFFRADAAYAIPAIYERLEEARFFYAIRLPANAVLKDKIAHRLTRPVGRPSLTKVKRFFEEFEYQAASWDKERRVIAKIEWHPGELFPRVGFIVTNLPMEPDWVVRFYNQRGTAEQHIKEGKYAFRWTRLSCRKFRDNEVRLQLHALAYNLATFLRCIELPEAMADWSLTSLQLKLIKIGARVVRHARTITFQLAEVAVTGTMVRAILAAIRRLRAPPLCA, encoded by the coding sequence ATGGATCACCCAGAGGGTGCGGGCTTGCAACGGGCAGATCGGGTGGATTTCGACCCTCGCGTGCGGCTGGAATTTCGCGGCACGCAGCTCAGTTCCGACGGCGGCCTTCTGGTGATGCGCGAGCTTGATGACGCGCTCGGGTTGTCCGATTTGGCGTCAGCGGCGCTGCGCGATACTCGCTCTGGCAAGAACACGGTCCATCGGCTCGACGGCCTGTTCCGGCAATCAGTCTTTGGGCGGCTGGCCGGATACGAGGATGTCAACGACGCCAACCGTCTCGCCTGCGATCCGGTCATGCGCCAAGTTGTCGGCGGCAGAGCGGTCGATGCACAAGCGGCCTCGGCATCGCAGATGGGACGGTTCGAGACCGAGACGCTGGCTCTGGCCGGGAACCGTGCCGCGCTGGCCGACCTGAACGGGCAATGGATCGACCGGTTCCATGACCGTAACGGGCTGAAGTACATCGTTCTGGACATGGACAGCTCGGTCAGCCCGACCCATGGCGACCAGGAAGGGTCCGCCTGGAATGGCCATTTCGACTGTAGCTGCTATCACCCCAACTTTCTGTTCAACCAGTTCGGGATGCTGGAACGCTGCGCCCTGCGCCATGGCAACGTCCACAGCGCCGATGGCTGGCGTGATGTTCTCGACCCCGTCATTGCGCGCTACGCGGAGCGCGACCTTGGTGGCAGGTTCTTCCGGGCCGATGCTGCCTACGCGATCCCGGCGATCTATGAGCGATTGGAAGAAGCGCGGTTCTTCTACGCCATCCGGCTGCCCGCAAACGCGGTCCTCAAGGACAAGATCGCGCATCGGCTAACGCGCCCTGTCGGGCGGCCGTCACTGACCAAGGTCAAGCGGTTCTTCGAGGAATTCGAGTATCAGGCGGCGTCCTGGGACAAGGAACGCCGGGTGATCGCCAAGATCGAATGGCATCCGGGCGAACTGTTCCCGCGTGTCGGCTTCATCGTCACCAACCTGCCGATGGAGCCGGACTGGGTGGTGCGGTTCTACAACCAGCGCGGCACCGCCGAGCAGCACATCAAAGAGGGCAAATACGCCTTTCGCTGGACGCGGCTGTCGTGCCGGAAGTTCCGCGACAATGAGGTGCGGCTGCAACTGCACGCCCTGGCGTACAACCTGGCCACCTTCTTGCGCTGCATCGAGCTGCCCGAGGCCATGGCCGACTGGTCGTTGACCAGCCTGCAACTGAAGCTGATCAAGATCGGGGCACGTGTGGTCCGTCACGCCCGCACCATCACCTTCCAGCTGGCCGAGGTCGCTGTCACCGGCACGATGGTACGCGCCATCCTCGCCGCTATCCGCCGATTGCGAGCGCCACCGCTATGCGCATGA
- a CDS encoding MFS transporter: MDDSPAGTLAARTAAREHERPFGVRFVTPLALGAVLNPINSTAISIVIVPIARHYHASVADTGWLIGAIYLSSAVAQPVMGRMADVLGARRIYFISLFTVALASVVGMVAGSLLALIMARVALGVGTSGAYPAAMRIFRLRGDRLGTEPPRGALGILAFAAAATAIFGPALGGILSDAFGWRAIFALNLPFVLLIAILVIAWIPEYEPYVSARAGTLLRELDLIGIGLFSIFLIGFMLCLMGMGIWYALPVCIAALATLILHSLKRTQPFLDIRMLMRNRSLSLTYVRHLGFQIVIYSIFFGFPQWVEASAGYSPTEAGLITIPMYVLSALGALAGGRLRSLRAAFTLSAASALVGCILLFFLHAHSAGWIIACSVMFFGIPTGLTSVASQTAVYVQSETSEIGAASGFLRTAQYLGALTSTSLLSLAYGHEASDAGIQQLALILGVCTAVILVGTLIDRSLSRDNA; encoded by the coding sequence ATGGACGATTCCCCTGCCGGAACGCTGGCCGCTCGAACCGCTGCCCGGGAGCATGAACGGCCCTTCGGCGTCCGTTTCGTAACGCCGCTGGCGCTGGGCGCGGTTCTCAATCCGATCAATTCGACCGCCATTTCGATAGTCATCGTCCCCATCGCGCGGCACTATCATGCCAGCGTCGCCGATACCGGCTGGCTGATCGGCGCCATCTACCTCAGCAGCGCCGTCGCGCAGCCTGTGATGGGGCGCATGGCCGATGTGCTGGGCGCGCGCCGCATCTATTTCATTTCCCTGTTCACCGTCGCGCTGGCCAGTGTCGTCGGCATGGTGGCGGGCTCCCTGCTGGCCCTGATCATGGCGCGGGTCGCGCTGGGCGTGGGAACATCGGGCGCTTATCCCGCGGCGATGCGCATCTTCCGTCTTCGCGGGGACAGGCTGGGCACCGAGCCGCCGCGCGGGGCGCTCGGCATATTGGCGTTCGCGGCGGCGGCCACGGCCATTTTTGGTCCGGCATTGGGCGGCATATTGTCCGACGCCTTCGGGTGGCGCGCGATCTTCGCCCTCAACCTGCCTTTCGTGCTGCTGATCGCCATCCTCGTCATCGCCTGGATTCCGGAATATGAGCCCTATGTGTCCGCCAGGGCAGGCACCCTGTTGCGGGAGCTCGACCTGATCGGCATCGGGCTTTTCTCGATCTTCCTGATCGGTTTCATGCTCTGTCTGATGGGCATGGGCATATGGTATGCCCTGCCCGTCTGCATCGCCGCCCTGGCGACGCTGATCCTGCATTCGCTGAAACGCACCCAGCCCTTTCTCGATATCCGGATGCTGATGCGCAACCGGTCGCTTTCCTTGACCTATGTCCGACATCTGGGCTTTCAGATCGTCATCTATTCGATCTTCTTCGGCTTTCCCCAATGGGTGGAGGCGTCGGCGGGATACAGCCCCACGGAAGCGGGGCTGATCACGATCCCCATGTATGTTCTCTCTGCCCTGGGCGCTCTGGCCGGGGGGCGTCTCAGGAGCCTGCGCGCCGCCTTTACGCTGAGCGCGGCGTCGGCGCTCGTGGGATGCATATTGCTCTTCTTCCTTCATGCGCATTCGGCGGGCTGGATCATTGCCTGTTCCGTCATGTTCTTCGGCATTCCCACCGGCCTGACCAGCGTCGCGTCCCAGACGGCCGTCTATGTGCAGAGCGAGACGAGCGAAATCGGCGCGGCGTCGGGATTTTTGCGGACGGCGCAATATCTGGGCGCTTTGACTTCCACCAGCCTGCTCAGTCTCGCCTATGGCCATGAGGCGAGCGATGCGGGCATCCAACAGCTTGCCCTCATCCTGGGCGTCTGCACCGCCGTCATCCTTGTCGGCACACTGATCGACCGCAGCTTGTCGCGGGACAACGCCTGA
- a CDS encoding aldehyde dehydrogenase family protein, which yields MSKLLFIDGGWHSGEAGERPITDPATGQTVGMCPIASDAQIDAALASAERGFAIWRATSALERSNIL from the coding sequence ATGAGTAAACTGCTTTTCATCGATGGCGGCTGGCATTCCGGTGAAGCGGGGGAGCGTCCGATCACCGATCCGGCGACCGGGCAGACCGTCGGCATGTGCCCCATTGCGAGCGACGCCCAGATCGACGCCGCGCTGGCGTCGGCGGAGCGGGGATTTGCGATCTGGAGGGCGACCAGCGCTTTGGAACGGAGCAATATCCTATGA
- a CDS encoding methyltransferase: MTSPEIAAQVIEHARISTGQRVLEPSAGKAALASAARNAGADVTCVELQPGFAHELRVIHGFADAIEGDFLALDPAHYAPFDAVIMNPPFDRGRDCDHVRHALAFLKPGGVLVAIMSARAEYGEDQRHKALHRMIAGCEAIYFHGRKWIDLPPGSFAHAGTNVNTVLLAIRKPG, from the coding sequence ATGACTTCCCCGGAGATCGCCGCCCAGGTCATCGAACATGCGAGGATCAGCACAGGCCAGCGCGTTCTAGAGCCTAGCGCGGGAAAGGCCGCGCTTGCTTCGGCCGCGCGCAACGCTGGTGCCGATGTAACTTGCGTGGAGCTGCAACCCGGCTTCGCCCACGAACTACGCGTAATCCACGGCTTTGCCGATGCGATCGAGGGCGATTTTCTCGCATTGGACCCGGCCCATTACGCACCGTTCGACGCGGTGATAATGAACCCGCCTTTTGATCGAGGCCGCGACTGTGACCATGTGCGCCATGCCCTCGCCTTTCTCAAACCGGGAGGCGTGCTGGTGGCAATCATGAGCGCGCGGGCAGAGTATGGCGAGGATCAGCGCCACAAGGCGCTACACCGCATGATCGCTGGTTGCGAGGCGATCTATTTCCACGGTCGCAAATGGATCGACCTTCCCCCCGGTTCTTTCGCCCACGCCGGAACCAACGTGAACACTGTTTTGCTTGCGATCCGCAAGCCGGGTTGA
- a CDS encoding DUF6884 domain-containing protein — protein sequence MARHCIREPRYVPPVQRIGEQPDLFGGPTLSHVAERQGPPKGWQRQLQKWGRCTVIADLEAAPPSVIDPPPSPSPVFLVACVAAKLDRPAPARDLYASPWFQKARAYVERQGGAWFILSAKHGLIAPETVIAPYDETLGAMKAGARRLWGARVIEAMAEQIDAAAPLIVLAGRNYRDPLWPQIERRASVPMEGLGIGQQLAWLSDN from the coding sequence ATGGCCCGCCATTGCATCCGCGAACCTCGCTACGTTCCCCCGGTGCAGCGCATCGGGGAGCAACCCGACTTGTTCGGTGGACCGACCCTTAGCCACGTTGCCGAGCGCCAAGGACCGCCGAAAGGATGGCAGCGCCAATTGCAGAAATGGGGCCGCTGCACCGTCATTGCCGATCTTGAGGCAGCGCCGCCGTCTGTCATCGACCCTCCCCCGTCCCCGTCTCCGGTTTTCCTTGTCGCTTGCGTTGCTGCGAAGCTGGACCGCCCCGCCCCGGCGCGCGATCTTTACGCATCGCCATGGTTCCAGAAGGCCCGTGCCTATGTCGAACGACAGGGCGGCGCATGGTTCATCCTGTCAGCAAAGCATGGCCTGATCGCCCCGGAAACCGTCATCGCGCCCTATGACGAAACGCTAGGCGCGATGAAGGCAGGCGCGCGCCGCCTTTGGGGCGCGCGCGTGATCGAAGCAATGGCCGAGCAGATCGACGCCGCCGCGCCGCTGATCGTTCTCGCAGGCCGCAACTATCGCGATCCCCTTTGGCCGCAGATCGAACGGCGCGCATCGGTTCCGATGGAGGGGCTTGGAATCGGTCAGCAGCTCGCTTGGTTGAGCGACAACTGA
- a CDS encoding helix-turn-helix domain-containing protein — protein MPTIYLKRTSPLMAQLGANIARELKKLGITQGELSERSGVAASHISYMVRGHGNPTLATLESLADVFGLSVVELLAADSTSRDKS, from the coding sequence ATGCCAACCATATACCTGAAACGAACATCGCCGTTGATGGCCCAGCTAGGGGCCAACATCGCTCGCGAACTAAAGAAACTAGGCATAACTCAAGGGGAGTTGTCCGAACGCTCGGGCGTTGCGGCGTCACATATTTCATACATGGTGCGCGGACATGGTAATCCAACGCTTGCTACCTTGGAGAGCCTTGCCGATGTTTTCGGATTATCGGTTGTCGAATTATTGGCAGCGGATAGCACTTCCCGCGATAAGTCCTGA
- a CDS encoding sigma factor-like helix-turn-helix DNA-binding protein, giving the protein MFVLEHGIMNMQSPIALFNAKLAKTANHSATASADSLGGSAIERINDPHIMDKLLATLEPREEQIVRLRIGGPEGEAQTQRTVASVVGLSPGSIGQIEAKAYRRMRWVMNNLGTDAAVLDALIAKRNADRAREEEVAASAAEAAAREQDQKRIDARHRDERRRAKARKRAWERQLRKAEEQHQALNDEAAYLAQRIIALEGRNRVIRMFLPRNSELERLRARARQCGIEIAQADAGIAKLRSSPPEGPDLAD; this is encoded by the coding sequence ATGTTCGTGCTGGAACATGGGATAATGAACATGCAGTCACCGATCGCGCTGTTTAATGCGAAGCTTGCCAAGACGGCGAACCATAGCGCAACGGCTTCGGCTGATAGCCTCGGCGGCAGCGCGATCGAGCGGATCAACGATCCTCACATTATGGACAAACTGCTAGCAACTCTCGAACCGCGAGAAGAGCAAATTGTGCGCCTAAGGATTGGTGGTCCCGAGGGGGAAGCGCAAACGCAGCGAACAGTGGCAAGTGTGGTGGGGCTTTCGCCTGGTTCGATCGGACAGATCGAAGCAAAGGCCTACAGACGGATGCGATGGGTGATGAACAATCTCGGCACGGACGCGGCCGTGCTCGATGCGCTCATTGCGAAGCGAAATGCTGATAGGGCGCGGGAAGAGGAAGTTGCCGCTAGCGCGGCCGAAGCAGCGGCCAGAGAGCAGGACCAAAAAAGGATTGATGCTCGACACCGCGATGAAAGGCGGCGCGCGAAAGCTCGAAAGCGAGCGTGGGAGCGCCAGCTACGCAAGGCGGAGGAACAGCACCAGGCCTTGAATGATGAGGCGGCTTATCTTGCGCAGCGCATAATCGCGCTAGAAGGACGGAACCGGGTCATTCGCATGTTTCTCCCCCGCAATTCTGAGCTTGAGCGATTGCGCGCAAGAGCGCGCCAGTGCGGAATTGAAATCGCACAAGCGGACGCAGGCATTGCCAAGCTTCGCTCATCGCCGCCCGAGGGGCCTGACCTTGCTGACTGA
- a CDS encoding recombinase family protein produces MLTENVPSPAPQIARVYLRVSTDAQDLRRQDAIVGEAKAAGYYVAAVYREKASGARADRPELLRMIADLQPGEVVIAEKIDRISRLPLTEAEQLVETIRARGARLAIPGVVDLSDLAADADGIARIVLESVQAMLLKIALQMAHDDYTDRRERQRQGIALAKAAGRSGGRKGDRATHARIVALREAGKSIAKTAELADCDRSTVKRVWAAHRAAQVQEPSPQRNHRERKR; encoded by the coding sequence TTGCTGACTGAGAACGTTCCTTCCCCTGCCCCACAGATTGCCCGCGTCTATCTGCGCGTCAGCACCGACGCGCAGGATTTGCGTCGCCAAGACGCGATCGTGGGCGAAGCAAAGGCCGCAGGCTACTATGTCGCGGCGGTCTATCGAGAGAAGGCATCGGGTGCCCGCGCCGACCGCCCCGAGCTTTTGCGAATGATTGCCGATCTTCAACCCGGCGAAGTAGTGATCGCGGAGAAGATCGACCGGATAAGTCGTCTCCCCTTGACCGAGGCTGAGCAGCTGGTTGAGACAATTCGTGCGCGAGGCGCGCGACTTGCCATTCCCGGCGTCGTGGACCTGTCCGACCTCGCGGCCGATGCCGATGGCATCGCCCGCATCGTGCTCGAATCTGTTCAGGCGATGCTCTTGAAGATCGCCTTACAGATGGCCCACGACGATTACACCGATCGCCGCGAGCGACAGCGCCAGGGTATCGCCTTGGCAAAAGCCGCAGGTCGCAGCGGAGGGCGCAAAGGCGATCGGGCAACGCACGCCCGCATTGTGGCATTGCGCGAGGCGGGCAAGAGCATTGCCAAAACGGCAGAGCTGGCCGATTGCGACCGCAGCACAGTCAAGCGAGTATGGGCGGCGCATCGCGCCGCCCAGGTGCAAGAACCCAGCCCTCAGCGAAATCACCGTGAGCGGAAACGCTGA
- a CDS encoding single-stranded DNA-binding protein gives MQNIAEFRIIGRVGSVDTTDKVTHVSVAANYNRKDGDEWKTDTHWNRVTFFRQLAERAADLGKGDLVHITGRVRQNSYESNGETRYSVDLIAEGLGILTRGGAD, from the coding sequence ATGCAGAACATCGCTGAATTTCGGATCATCGGCCGCGTTGGCAGTGTCGATACGACCGATAAAGTCACCCACGTTTCCGTCGCCGCGAACTACAACCGCAAGGATGGCGATGAATGGAAGACCGATACGCACTGGAACCGTGTGACGTTCTTCCGCCAGCTGGCAGAGCGCGCCGCTGATCTGGGCAAGGGCGACCTCGTTCACATCACCGGACGGGTCCGCCAGAACAGCTACGAGAGCAATGGCGAAACCCGCTACTCGGTGGACCTGATCGCTGAGGGGCTGGGCATCCTGACGAGGGGCGGGGCTGATTAA
- a CDS encoding helix-turn-helix transcriptional regulator translates to MAAKLFNRVASLRIAAGLTQSELAARIHVSPETVAAIENGRQDATLITALRMSHALRTQVPNIFREQPFPKLIGSDRGESRTA, encoded by the coding sequence GTGGCGGCCAAACTGTTCAATCGTGTAGCGAGCTTGCGCATCGCTGCCGGACTTACGCAATCCGAGCTGGCGGCGAGGATTCACGTCTCACCTGAAACAGTCGCCGCCATCGAGAACGGCAGGCAGGACGCCACTTTGATAACGGCGCTCCGAATGTCCCACGCACTGCGAACTCAAGTGCCGAACATCTTTAGGGAGCAGCCTTTCCCTAAGCTGATCGGCTCCGATCGAGGCGAGAGCCGCACAGCTTAG